In a single window of the Enoplosus armatus isolate fEnoArm2 chromosome 15, fEnoArm2.hap1, whole genome shotgun sequence genome:
- the LOC139298181 gene encoding tubulin beta-4B chain isoform X10, with amino-acid sequence MREIVHLQAGQCGNQIGAKFWEVISDEHGIDPSGTYHGDSDLQLERINVYYNEATGGKYVPRAVLVDLEPGTMDSVRSGPFGQVFRPDNFVFGQSGAGNNWAKGHYTEGAELVDSVLDVMEFTEAESNMNDLVSEYQQYQDATAEEEGEFEEEGEEDMA; translated from the exons ATGAGGGAAATCGTACACCTGCAGGCCGGCCAGTGCGGAAACCAAATTGGAGCTAAG TTCTGGGAGGTGATAAGTGACGAACACGGCATCGACCCGTCCGGGACATACCATGGGGACAGCGACCTGCAGCTGGAACGAATCAACGTGTATTACAACGAGGCAACAG GTGGCAAGTATGTCCCTCGTGCAGTGCTGGTGGACTTGGAGCCAGGCACAATGGACTCTGTGAGGTCTGGTCCCTTTGGCCAAGTCTTTAGGCCGGACAACTTTGTCTTTG GCCAGAGTGGAGCAGGTAACAACTGGGCTAAAGGTCACTACACTGAGGGAGCCGAGCTGGTGGACTCGGTCCTGGATGTG ATGGAGTTCACGGAGGCTGAAAGCAACATGAATGACCTGGTGTCGGAGTACCAACAGTATCAGGACGCCACGGCTGAGGAAGAGGGCGAGTTTGAGGAAGAGGGCGAAGAGGACATGGCCTAG
- the LOC139298181 gene encoding tubulin beta-4B chain isoform X8 produces the protein MREIVHLQAGQCGNQIGAKFWEVISDEHGIDPSGTYHGDSDLQLERINVYYNEATGGKYVPRAVLVDLEPGTMDSVRSGPFGQVFRPDNFVFGQSGAGNNWAKGHYTEGAELVDSVLDVVRKEVDEQMLNVQNKNSSYFVEWIPNNVKTAVCDIPPRGLKMAATFIGNSTAIQELFKRISEQFTAMFRRKAFLHWYTGEGMDEMEFTEAESNMNDLVSEYQQYQDATAEEEGEFEEEGEEDMA, from the exons ATGAGGGAAATCGTACACCTGCAGGCCGGCCAGTGCGGAAACCAAATTGGAGCTAAG TTCTGGGAGGTGATAAGTGACGAACACGGCATCGACCCGTCCGGGACATACCATGGGGACAGCGACCTGCAGCTGGAACGAATCAACGTGTATTACAACGAGGCAACAG GTGGCAAGTATGTCCCTCGTGCAGTGCTGGTGGACTTGGAGCCAGGCACAATGGACTCTGTGAGGTCTGGTCCCTTTGGCCAAGTCTTTAGGCCGGACAACTTTGTCTTTG GCCAGAGTGGAGCAGGTAACAACTGGGCTAAAGGTCACTACACTGAGGGAGCCGAGCTGGTGGACTCGGTCCTGGATGTGGTGagaaaggag GTGGACGAGCAGATGCTGAACGTGCAGAACAAGAACAGCAGCTACTTTGTGGAGTGGATCCCCAACAATGTCAAGACAGCCGTCTGCGACATCCCACCCCGCGGCCTCAAGATGGCTGCCACCTTTATTGGCAACAGCACAGCCATTCAGGAGCTGTTCAAGCGCATCTCGGAGCAGTTCACCGCTATGTTCCGCCGCAAGGCCTTCCTCCACTG GTACACGGGCGAGGGCATGGATGAGATGGAGTTCACGGAGGCTGAAAGCAACATGAATGACCTGGTGTCGGAGTACCAACAGTATCAGGACGCCACGGCTGAGGAAGAGGGCGAGTTTGAGGAAGAGGGCGAAGAGGACATGGCCTAG
- the LOC139298181 gene encoding tubulin beta-4B chain isoform X5, translating to MREIVHLQAGQCGNQIGAKFWEVISDEHGIDPSGTYHGDSDLQLERINVYYNEATGGKYVPRAVLVDLEPGTMDSVRSGPFGQVFRPDNFVFGQSGAGNNWAKGHYTEGAELVDSVLDVVRKEAESCDCLQLNADLRKLAVNMVPFPRLHFFMPGFAPLTSRGSQQYRALTVPELTQQMFDAKNMMAACDPRHGRYLTVAAIFRGRMSMKEVDEQMLNVQNKNSSYFVEWIPNNVKTAVCDIPPRGLKMAATFIGNSTAIQELFKRISEQFTAMFRRKAFLHWYTGEGMDEMEFTEAESNMNDLVSEYQQYQDATAEEEGEFEEEGEEDMA from the exons ATGAGGGAAATCGTACACCTGCAGGCCGGCCAGTGCGGAAACCAAATTGGAGCTAAG TTCTGGGAGGTGATAAGTGACGAACACGGCATCGACCCGTCCGGGACATACCATGGGGACAGCGACCTGCAGCTGGAACGAATCAACGTGTATTACAACGAGGCAACAG GTGGCAAGTATGTCCCTCGTGCAGTGCTGGTGGACTTGGAGCCAGGCACAATGGACTCTGTGAGGTCTGGTCCCTTTGGCCAAGTCTTTAGGCCGGACAACTTTGTCTTTG GCCAGAGTGGAGCAGGTAACAACTGGGCTAAAGGTCACTACACTGAGGGAGCCGAGCTGGTGGACTCGGTCCTGGATGTGGTGagaaaggaggcagagagctgCGACTGCCT CCAGCTCAACGCTGATTTGAGGAAACTGGCCGTCAACATGGTGCCCTTCCCCAGGCTGCACTTCTTCATGCCAGGCTTTGCACCCCTGACCAGCCGCGGCAGCCAGCAGTACAG GGCATTGACAGTTCCTGAACTCACCCAGCAGATGTTCGATGCCAAGAACATGATGGCAGCTTGCGACCCACGCCACGGGCGCTACCTTACAGTTGCCGCCATCTTCCGAGGCCGAATGTCCATGAAGGAGGTGGACGAGCAGATGCTGAACGTGCAGAACAAGAACAGCAGCTACTTTGTGGAGTGGATCCCCAACAATGTCAAGACAGCCGTCTGCGACATCCCACCCCGCGGCCTCAAGATGGCTGCCACCTTTATTGGCAACAGCACAGCCATTCAGGAGCTGTTCAAGCGCATCTCGGAGCAGTTCACCGCTATGTTCCGCCGCAAGGCCTTCCTCCACTG GTACACGGGCGAGGGCATGGATGAGATGGAGTTCACGGAGGCTGAAAGCAACATGAATGACCTGGTGTCGGAGTACCAACAGTATCAGGACGCCACGGCTGAGGAAGAGGGCGAGTTTGAGGAAGAGGGCGAAGAGGACATGGCCTAG
- the LOC139298181 gene encoding tubulin beta-4B chain isoform X3, with translation MREIVHLQAGQCGNQIGAKFWEVISDEHGIDPSGTYHGDSDLQLERINVYYNEATGQSGAGNNWAKGHYTEGAELVDSVLDVVRKEAESCDCLQGFQLTHSLGGGTGSGMGTLLISKIREEYPDRIMNTFSVVPSPKVSDTVVEPYNATLSVHQLVENTDETYCIDNEALYDICFRTLKLTTPTYGDLNHLVSATMSGVTTCLRFPGQLNADLRKLAVNMVPFPRLHFFMPGFAPLTSRGSQQYRALTVPELTQQMFDAKNMMAACDPRHGRYLTVAAIFRGRMSMKEVDEQMLNVQNKNSSYFVEWIPNNVKTAVCDIPPRGLKMAATFIGNSTAIQELFKRISEQFTAMFRRKAFLHWYTGEGMDEMEFTEAESNMNDLVSEYQQYQDATAEEEGEFEEEGEEDMA, from the exons ATGAGGGAAATCGTACACCTGCAGGCCGGCCAGTGCGGAAACCAAATTGGAGCTAAG TTCTGGGAGGTGATAAGTGACGAACACGGCATCGACCCGTCCGGGACATACCATGGGGACAGCGACCTGCAGCTGGAACGAATCAACGTGTATTACAACGAGGCAACAG GCCAGAGTGGAGCAGGTAACAACTGGGCTAAAGGTCACTACACTGAGGGAGCCGAGCTGGTGGACTCGGTCCTGGATGTGGTGagaaaggaggcagagagctgCGACTGCCTCCAGGGCTTTCAGCTCACACACTCCCTGGGGGGAGGCACCGGCTCCGGCATGGGCACGCTGCTCATCAGCAAAATCCGAGAGGAGTATCCAGACCGCATCATGAACACGTTCAGCGTGGTGCCTTCACCCAAG GTGTCGGACACCGTGGTGGAGCCATACAATGCCACCCTCTCTGTCCACCAGCTGGTCGAGAACACAGATGAGACCTACTGCATTGATAATGAGGCCCTGTATGACATCTGCTTCCGCACGCTGAAGCTCACCACGCCCACCTATGGCGACCTCAACCACCTCGTCTCAGCCACCATGAGCGGGGTGACCACATGCCTGCGCTTCCCCGGCCAGCTCAACGCTGATTTGAGGAAACTGGCCGTCAACATGGTGCCCTTCCCCAGGCTGCACTTCTTCATGCCAGGCTTTGCACCCCTGACCAGCCGCGGCAGCCAGCAGTACAG GGCATTGACAGTTCCTGAACTCACCCAGCAGATGTTCGATGCCAAGAACATGATGGCAGCTTGCGACCCACGCCACGGGCGCTACCTTACAGTTGCCGCCATCTTCCGAGGCCGAATGTCCATGAAGGAGGTGGACGAGCAGATGCTGAACGTGCAGAACAAGAACAGCAGCTACTTTGTGGAGTGGATCCCCAACAATGTCAAGACAGCCGTCTGCGACATCCCACCCCGCGGCCTCAAGATGGCTGCCACCTTTATTGGCAACAGCACAGCCATTCAGGAGCTGTTCAAGCGCATCTCGGAGCAGTTCACCGCTATGTTCCGCCGCAAGGCCTTCCTCCACTG GTACACGGGCGAGGGCATGGATGAGATGGAGTTCACGGAGGCTGAAAGCAACATGAATGACCTGGTGTCGGAGTACCAACAGTATCAGGACGCCACGGCTGAGGAAGAGGGCGAGTTTGAGGAAGAGGGCGAAGAGGACATGGCCTAG
- the LOC139298181 gene encoding tubulin beta-4B chain isoform X9: MREIVHLQAGQCGNQIGAKFWEVISDEHGIDPSGTYHGDSDLQLERINVYYNEATGGKYVPRAVLVDLEPGTMDSVRSGPFGQVFRPDNFVFGQSGAGNNWAKGHYTEGAELVDSVLDVVRKEAESCDCLQGFQLFKRISEQFTAMFRRKAFLHWYTGEGMDEMEFTEAESNMNDLVSEYQQYQDATAEEEGEFEEEGEEDMA; the protein is encoded by the exons ATGAGGGAAATCGTACACCTGCAGGCCGGCCAGTGCGGAAACCAAATTGGAGCTAAG TTCTGGGAGGTGATAAGTGACGAACACGGCATCGACCCGTCCGGGACATACCATGGGGACAGCGACCTGCAGCTGGAACGAATCAACGTGTATTACAACGAGGCAACAG GTGGCAAGTATGTCCCTCGTGCAGTGCTGGTGGACTTGGAGCCAGGCACAATGGACTCTGTGAGGTCTGGTCCCTTTGGCCAAGTCTTTAGGCCGGACAACTTTGTCTTTG GCCAGAGTGGAGCAGGTAACAACTGGGCTAAAGGTCACTACACTGAGGGAGCCGAGCTGGTGGACTCGGTCCTGGATGTGGTGagaaaggaggcagagagctgCGACTGCCTCCAGGGCTTTC AGCTGTTCAAGCGCATCTCGGAGCAGTTCACCGCTATGTTCCGCCGCAAGGCCTTCCTCCACTG GTACACGGGCGAGGGCATGGATGAGATGGAGTTCACGGAGGCTGAAAGCAACATGAATGACCTGGTGTCGGAGTACCAACAGTATCAGGACGCCACGGCTGAGGAAGAGGGCGAGTTTGAGGAAGAGGGCGAAGAGGACATGGCCTAG
- the LOC139298181 gene encoding tubulin beta-4B chain isoform X2 translates to MREIVHLQAGQCGNQIGAKFWEVISDEHGIDPSGTYHGDSDLQLERINVYYNEATGGKYVPRAVLVDLEPGTMDSVRSGPFGQVFRPDNFVFGQSGAGNNWAKGHYTEGAELVDSVLDVVRKEAESCDCLQGFQLTHSLGGVSDTVVEPYNATLSVHQLVENTDETYCIDNEALYDICFRTLKLTTPTYGDLNHLVSATMSGVTTCLRFPGQLNADLRKLAVNMVPFPRLHFFMPGFAPLTSRGSQQYRALTVPELTQQMFDAKNMMAACDPRHGRYLTVAAIFRGRMSMKEVDEQMLNVQNKNSSYFVEWIPNNVKTAVCDIPPRGLKMAATFIGNSTAIQELFKRISEQFTAMFRRKAFLHWYTGEGMDEMEFTEAESNMNDLVSEYQQYQDATAEEEGEFEEEGEEDMA, encoded by the exons ATGAGGGAAATCGTACACCTGCAGGCCGGCCAGTGCGGAAACCAAATTGGAGCTAAG TTCTGGGAGGTGATAAGTGACGAACACGGCATCGACCCGTCCGGGACATACCATGGGGACAGCGACCTGCAGCTGGAACGAATCAACGTGTATTACAACGAGGCAACAG GTGGCAAGTATGTCCCTCGTGCAGTGCTGGTGGACTTGGAGCCAGGCACAATGGACTCTGTGAGGTCTGGTCCCTTTGGCCAAGTCTTTAGGCCGGACAACTTTGTCTTTG GCCAGAGTGGAGCAGGTAACAACTGGGCTAAAGGTCACTACACTGAGGGAGCCGAGCTGGTGGACTCGGTCCTGGATGTGGTGagaaaggaggcagagagctgCGACTGCCTCCAGGGCTTTCAGCTCACACACTCCCTGGGGGG GGTGTCGGACACCGTGGTGGAGCCATACAATGCCACCCTCTCTGTCCACCAGCTGGTCGAGAACACAGATGAGACCTACTGCATTGATAATGAGGCCCTGTATGACATCTGCTTCCGCACGCTGAAGCTCACCACGCCCACCTATGGCGACCTCAACCACCTCGTCTCAGCCACCATGAGCGGGGTGACCACATGCCTGCGCTTCCCCGGCCAGCTCAACGCTGATTTGAGGAAACTGGCCGTCAACATGGTGCCCTTCCCCAGGCTGCACTTCTTCATGCCAGGCTTTGCACCCCTGACCAGCCGCGGCAGCCAGCAGTACAG GGCATTGACAGTTCCTGAACTCACCCAGCAGATGTTCGATGCCAAGAACATGATGGCAGCTTGCGACCCACGCCACGGGCGCTACCTTACAGTTGCCGCCATCTTCCGAGGCCGAATGTCCATGAAGGAGGTGGACGAGCAGATGCTGAACGTGCAGAACAAGAACAGCAGCTACTTTGTGGAGTGGATCCCCAACAATGTCAAGACAGCCGTCTGCGACATCCCACCCCGCGGCCTCAAGATGGCTGCCACCTTTATTGGCAACAGCACAGCCATTCAGGAGCTGTTCAAGCGCATCTCGGAGCAGTTCACCGCTATGTTCCGCCGCAAGGCCTTCCTCCACTG GTACACGGGCGAGGGCATGGATGAGATGGAGTTCACGGAGGCTGAAAGCAACATGAATGACCTGGTGTCGGAGTACCAACAGTATCAGGACGCCACGGCTGAGGAAGAGGGCGAGTTTGAGGAAGAGGGCGAAGAGGACATGGCCTAG
- the LOC139298181 gene encoding tubulin beta-4B chain isoform X7 — translation MREIVHLQAGQCGNQIGAKFWEVISDEHGIDPSGTYHGDSDLQLERINVYYNEATGGKYVPRAVLVDLEPGTMDSVRSGPFGQVFRPDNFVFGQSGAGNNWAKGHYTEGAELVDSVLDVVRKEAESCDCLQGFQLTHSLGGGTGSGMGTLLISKIREEYPDRIMNTFSVVPSPKVSDTVVEPYNATLSVHQLVENTDETFIGNSTAIQELFKRISEQFTAMFRRKAFLHWYTGEGMDEMEFTEAESNMNDLVSEYQQYQDATAEEEGEFEEEGEEDMA, via the exons ATGAGGGAAATCGTACACCTGCAGGCCGGCCAGTGCGGAAACCAAATTGGAGCTAAG TTCTGGGAGGTGATAAGTGACGAACACGGCATCGACCCGTCCGGGACATACCATGGGGACAGCGACCTGCAGCTGGAACGAATCAACGTGTATTACAACGAGGCAACAG GTGGCAAGTATGTCCCTCGTGCAGTGCTGGTGGACTTGGAGCCAGGCACAATGGACTCTGTGAGGTCTGGTCCCTTTGGCCAAGTCTTTAGGCCGGACAACTTTGTCTTTG GCCAGAGTGGAGCAGGTAACAACTGGGCTAAAGGTCACTACACTGAGGGAGCCGAGCTGGTGGACTCGGTCCTGGATGTGGTGagaaaggaggcagagagctgCGACTGCCTCCAGGGCTTTCAGCTCACACACTCCCTGGGGGGAGGCACCGGCTCCGGCATGGGCACGCTGCTCATCAGCAAAATCCGAGAGGAGTATCCAGACCGCATCATGAACACGTTCAGCGTGGTGCCTTCACCCAAG GTGTCGGACACCGTGGTGGAGCCATACAATGCCACCCTCTCTGTCCACCAGCTGGTCGAGAACACAGATGAG ACCTTTATTGGCAACAGCACAGCCATTCAGGAGCTGTTCAAGCGCATCTCGGAGCAGTTCACCGCTATGTTCCGCCGCAAGGCCTTCCTCCACTG GTACACGGGCGAGGGCATGGATGAGATGGAGTTCACGGAGGCTGAAAGCAACATGAATGACCTGGTGTCGGAGTACCAACAGTATCAGGACGCCACGGCTGAGGAAGAGGGCGAGTTTGAGGAAGAGGGCGAAGAGGACATGGCCTAG
- the LOC139298181 gene encoding tubulin beta-4B chain isoform X6, producing the protein MREIVHLQAGQCGNQIGAKFWEVISDEHGIDPSGTYHGDSDLQLERINVYYNEATGGKYVPRAVLVDLEPGTMDSVRSGPFGQVFRPDNFVFGQSGAGNNWAKGHYTEGAELVDSVLDVVRKEAESCDCLQGFQLTHSLGGGTGSGMGTLLISKIREEYPDRIMNTFSVVPSPKVSDTVVEPYNATLSVHQLVENTDETYCIDNEALYDIGNSTAIQELFKRISEQFTAMFRRKAFLHWYTGEGMDEMEFTEAESNMNDLVSEYQQYQDATAEEEGEFEEEGEEDMA; encoded by the exons ATGAGGGAAATCGTACACCTGCAGGCCGGCCAGTGCGGAAACCAAATTGGAGCTAAG TTCTGGGAGGTGATAAGTGACGAACACGGCATCGACCCGTCCGGGACATACCATGGGGACAGCGACCTGCAGCTGGAACGAATCAACGTGTATTACAACGAGGCAACAG GTGGCAAGTATGTCCCTCGTGCAGTGCTGGTGGACTTGGAGCCAGGCACAATGGACTCTGTGAGGTCTGGTCCCTTTGGCCAAGTCTTTAGGCCGGACAACTTTGTCTTTG GCCAGAGTGGAGCAGGTAACAACTGGGCTAAAGGTCACTACACTGAGGGAGCCGAGCTGGTGGACTCGGTCCTGGATGTGGTGagaaaggaggcagagagctgCGACTGCCTCCAGGGCTTTCAGCTCACACACTCCCTGGGGGGAGGCACCGGCTCCGGCATGGGCACGCTGCTCATCAGCAAAATCCGAGAGGAGTATCCAGACCGCATCATGAACACGTTCAGCGTGGTGCCTTCACCCAAG GTGTCGGACACCGTGGTGGAGCCATACAATGCCACCCTCTCTGTCCACCAGCTGGTCGAGAACACAGATGAGACCTACTGCATTGATAATGAGGCCCTGTATGA TATTGGCAACAGCACAGCCATTCAGGAGCTGTTCAAGCGCATCTCGGAGCAGTTCACCGCTATGTTCCGCCGCAAGGCCTTCCTCCACTG GTACACGGGCGAGGGCATGGATGAGATGGAGTTCACGGAGGCTGAAAGCAACATGAATGACCTGGTGTCGGAGTACCAACAGTATCAGGACGCCACGGCTGAGGAAGAGGGCGAGTTTGAGGAAGAGGGCGAAGAGGACATGGCCTAG
- the LOC139298181 gene encoding tubulin beta-4B chain isoform X1 encodes MREIVHLQAGQCGNQIGAKFWEVISDEHGIDPSGTYHGDSDLQLERINVYYNEATGGKYVPRAVLVDLEPGTMDSVRSGPFGQVFRPDNFVFGQSGAGNNWAKGHYTEGAELVDSVLDVVRKEAESCDCLQGFQLTHSLGGGTGSGMGTLLISKIREEYPDRIMNTFSVVPSPKVSDTVVEPYNATLSVHQLVENTDETYCIDNEALYDICFRTLKLTTPTYGDLNHLVSATMSGVTTCLRFPGQLNADLRKLAVNMVPFPRLHFFMPGFAPLTSRGSQQYRALTVPELTQQMFDAKNMMAACDPRHGRYLTVAAIFRGRMSMKEVDEQMLNVQNKNSSYFVEWIPNNVKTAVCDIPPRGLKMAATFIGNSTAIQELFKRISEQFTAMFRRKAFLHWYTGEGMDEMEFTEAESNMNDLVSEYQQYQDATAEEEGEFEEEGEEDMA; translated from the exons ATGAGGGAAATCGTACACCTGCAGGCCGGCCAGTGCGGAAACCAAATTGGAGCTAAG TTCTGGGAGGTGATAAGTGACGAACACGGCATCGACCCGTCCGGGACATACCATGGGGACAGCGACCTGCAGCTGGAACGAATCAACGTGTATTACAACGAGGCAACAG GTGGCAAGTATGTCCCTCGTGCAGTGCTGGTGGACTTGGAGCCAGGCACAATGGACTCTGTGAGGTCTGGTCCCTTTGGCCAAGTCTTTAGGCCGGACAACTTTGTCTTTG GCCAGAGTGGAGCAGGTAACAACTGGGCTAAAGGTCACTACACTGAGGGAGCCGAGCTGGTGGACTCGGTCCTGGATGTGGTGagaaaggaggcagagagctgCGACTGCCTCCAGGGCTTTCAGCTCACACACTCCCTGGGGGGAGGCACCGGCTCCGGCATGGGCACGCTGCTCATCAGCAAAATCCGAGAGGAGTATCCAGACCGCATCATGAACACGTTCAGCGTGGTGCCTTCACCCAAG GTGTCGGACACCGTGGTGGAGCCATACAATGCCACCCTCTCTGTCCACCAGCTGGTCGAGAACACAGATGAGACCTACTGCATTGATAATGAGGCCCTGTATGACATCTGCTTCCGCACGCTGAAGCTCACCACGCCCACCTATGGCGACCTCAACCACCTCGTCTCAGCCACCATGAGCGGGGTGACCACATGCCTGCGCTTCCCCGGCCAGCTCAACGCTGATTTGAGGAAACTGGCCGTCAACATGGTGCCCTTCCCCAGGCTGCACTTCTTCATGCCAGGCTTTGCACCCCTGACCAGCCGCGGCAGCCAGCAGTACAG GGCATTGACAGTTCCTGAACTCACCCAGCAGATGTTCGATGCCAAGAACATGATGGCAGCTTGCGACCCACGCCACGGGCGCTACCTTACAGTTGCCGCCATCTTCCGAGGCCGAATGTCCATGAAGGAGGTGGACGAGCAGATGCTGAACGTGCAGAACAAGAACAGCAGCTACTTTGTGGAGTGGATCCCCAACAATGTCAAGACAGCCGTCTGCGACATCCCACCCCGCGGCCTCAAGATGGCTGCCACCTTTATTGGCAACAGCACAGCCATTCAGGAGCTGTTCAAGCGCATCTCGGAGCAGTTCACCGCTATGTTCCGCCGCAAGGCCTTCCTCCACTG GTACACGGGCGAGGGCATGGATGAGATGGAGTTCACGGAGGCTGAAAGCAACATGAATGACCTGGTGTCGGAGTACCAACAGTATCAGGACGCCACGGCTGAGGAAGAGGGCGAGTTTGAGGAAGAGGGCGAAGAGGACATGGCCTAG
- the LOC139298181 gene encoding tubulin beta-4B chain isoform X4 — translation MREIVHLQAGQCGKYVPRAVLVDLEPGTMDSVRSGPFGQVFRPDNFVFGQSGAGNNWAKGHYTEGAELVDSVLDVVRKEAESCDCLQGFQLTHSLGGGTGSGMGTLLISKIREEYPDRIMNTFSVVPSPKVSDTVVEPYNATLSVHQLVENTDETYCIDNEALYDICFRTLKLTTPTYGDLNHLVSATMSGVTTCLRFPGQLNADLRKLAVNMVPFPRLHFFMPGFAPLTSRGSQQYRALTVPELTQQMFDAKNMMAACDPRHGRYLTVAAIFRGRMSMKEVDEQMLNVQNKNSSYFVEWIPNNVKTAVCDIPPRGLKMAATFIGNSTAIQELFKRISEQFTAMFRRKAFLHWYTGEGMDEMEFTEAESNMNDLVSEYQQYQDATAEEEGEFEEEGEEDMA, via the exons ATGAGGGAAATCGTACACCTGCAGGCCGGCCAGT GTGGCAAGTATGTCCCTCGTGCAGTGCTGGTGGACTTGGAGCCAGGCACAATGGACTCTGTGAGGTCTGGTCCCTTTGGCCAAGTCTTTAGGCCGGACAACTTTGTCTTTG GCCAGAGTGGAGCAGGTAACAACTGGGCTAAAGGTCACTACACTGAGGGAGCCGAGCTGGTGGACTCGGTCCTGGATGTGGTGagaaaggaggcagagagctgCGACTGCCTCCAGGGCTTTCAGCTCACACACTCCCTGGGGGGAGGCACCGGCTCCGGCATGGGCACGCTGCTCATCAGCAAAATCCGAGAGGAGTATCCAGACCGCATCATGAACACGTTCAGCGTGGTGCCTTCACCCAAG GTGTCGGACACCGTGGTGGAGCCATACAATGCCACCCTCTCTGTCCACCAGCTGGTCGAGAACACAGATGAGACCTACTGCATTGATAATGAGGCCCTGTATGACATCTGCTTCCGCACGCTGAAGCTCACCACGCCCACCTATGGCGACCTCAACCACCTCGTCTCAGCCACCATGAGCGGGGTGACCACATGCCTGCGCTTCCCCGGCCAGCTCAACGCTGATTTGAGGAAACTGGCCGTCAACATGGTGCCCTTCCCCAGGCTGCACTTCTTCATGCCAGGCTTTGCACCCCTGACCAGCCGCGGCAGCCAGCAGTACAG GGCATTGACAGTTCCTGAACTCACCCAGCAGATGTTCGATGCCAAGAACATGATGGCAGCTTGCGACCCACGCCACGGGCGCTACCTTACAGTTGCCGCCATCTTCCGAGGCCGAATGTCCATGAAGGAGGTGGACGAGCAGATGCTGAACGTGCAGAACAAGAACAGCAGCTACTTTGTGGAGTGGATCCCCAACAATGTCAAGACAGCCGTCTGCGACATCCCACCCCGCGGCCTCAAGATGGCTGCCACCTTTATTGGCAACAGCACAGCCATTCAGGAGCTGTTCAAGCGCATCTCGGAGCAGTTCACCGCTATGTTCCGCCGCAAGGCCTTCCTCCACTG GTACACGGGCGAGGGCATGGATGAGATGGAGTTCACGGAGGCTGAAAGCAACATGAATGACCTGGTGTCGGAGTACCAACAGTATCAGGACGCCACGGCTGAGGAAGAGGGCGAGTTTGAGGAAGAGGGCGAAGAGGACATGGCCTAG